The proteins below come from a single Metarhizium brunneum chromosome 1, complete sequence genomic window:
- the IREG1 gene encoding Solute carrier family 40 member 1, whose product MPQSNDGESLAPSNSNAEVNRTRIEWQLYTSHFLSMWNSRLFEFGAVLFLASIFPSTLLPMSIYALIRSLSAMLLAHPLGTWIDGGNRLSVVRVSILGQRLAVAGSCGVLWLIEVRMGALSVTGVNGLFALLVALACVEKLCATMNTIAVERDWVVVMTEGDEDWRRVINARIRRIDLACKLVGPFVVSLVAMASTIIAIWTVLGVNMVSVPIEYICIERVYKSVPALERVSADEEIASSSREDEQAPSGLTSFISNILPVSSISFYIRHPAFLPSFSLSLLYLTVLSFSGQMVTYLMSVGYTPLHVGIARTGSTIVELSATWVAPRLIRRIGPIRGGLWSLNWQMACLAIGVCWYMIDLNKHASNAFISATVLAICVAFSRLGLWGYDLCAQSIVQEEVEATHRGSFSTAEAAFQNLFELLSFASTIAFSKPDQFQWPMLISILAVYISGILYALFLRSRRGHLFHAPPCLKARTEGRIVLE is encoded by the exons ATGCCTCAATCCAACGACGGCGAGTCTCTCGCgcccagcaacagcaacgcAGAGGTCAACCGCACCCGCATAGAATGGCAGCTCTACACATCCCACTTCCTGTCCATGTGGAACTCGCGGCTCTTCGAGTTCGGCGCCGTGCTCTTCCTCGCATCTATATTCCCCTCGACGCTTTTGCCCATGTCCATCTACGCTCTGATCCGCAGCTTGTCCGCCATGCTCCTCGCGCACCCGCTCGGCACATGGATCGACGGCGGCAATCGACTCAGCGTCGTGCGCGTCTCGATTCTGGGCCAGAGGCTCGCCGTGGCAGGGAGCTGCGGCGTGTTATGGCTCATCGAGGTGCGCATGGGGGCCTTGAGTGTGACGGGCGTGAATGGCCTGTTTGCCCTTCTCGTGGCGTTGGCGTGTGTCGAGAAGCTGTGTGCTACCATGAATACAATTGCCGTTGAGAGGGACTGG GTTGTTGTCATGACGGAAGGGGACGAGGATTGGCGACGAG TGATCAATGCGAGAATTCGCCGTATTGACCTCGCATGTAAACTCGTCGGGCCGTTTGTTGTGTCCCTCGTCGCGATGGCGTctaccatcatcgccatctgGACCGTGCTGGGCGTGAACATGGTCTCTGTTCCCATCGAGTACATCTGCATAGAGAGA GTATACAAGAGTGTTCCGGCCCTCGAACGAGTCTCCGCCGATGAGGAAATTGCGTCGTCTTCCCGAGAGGATGAACAAGCGCCCTCGGGCCTCACCTCCTTCATCTCAAATATCCTGCCTGTGTCTTCGATCTCCTTCTACATCCGCCACCCCGCCTTCCTCCCCTCCTTCTCGCTGTCTCTTCTTTATCTCACAgtcctctccttctcgggCCAAATGGTCACATACCTCATGTCGGTCGGCTACACCCCCTTACATGTAGGCATCGCCCGCACAGGCAGCACCATTGTCGAACTAAGCGCCACCTGGGTTGCGCCCCGGCTCATCAGGAGAATCGGTCCTATACGGGGTGGATTATGGAGCTTAAACTGGCAGATGGCATGTTTGGCAATCGGTGTGTGTTGGTACATGATAGACCTAAACAAGCACGCAAGCAATGCCTTCATCTCCGCAACAGTCTTGGCCATCTGCGTGGCCTTCAGTCGACTGGGTCTTTGGGGGTATGATCTCTGCGCGCAGAGCATAGTCCAagag GAAGTCGAAGCTACCCACCGAGGGTCGTTTTCcacagcagaagcagcattCCAGAACCTCTTTGAGCTTCTCTCTTTTGCATCTACAATCGCCTTCTCCAAGCCAGATCAGTTTCAGTGGCCCATGTTGATTAGTATCCTGGCTGTGTATATTTCAGGCATCCTGTATGCCCTATTCTTACGTTCGAGGAGAGGGCACTTGTTCCATGCTCCGCCGTGTTTAAAGGCCAGAACCGAAGGAAGAATAGTTTTAGAGTAA